CGATGTCGACCGCGATGATGTCCCCGCCTTTCTCCGCTCTCTCTACGACGGCCACGCCTGGGTGAAGATCCGGCGCTTCCCGCCCGCTCAATTTCTGATGGTGCCGCTGCCGCACGACCGCGTGCACAAGGAATTCATCCTGGTCGGGCTCAGTCCGTGGCTGGGCGGACGCGCACGGTGACTGTTTCACGTGAAACACGCTCGTCCGCATACGCTCGATGACATGAGTCTGCGTCTGAGCACCGTGATCCTCCCGTACCTGCGTTGGCACGAGGGAGGCCGTTCCACCTGGACACGGGCCGAGCAGCTCGGCTTCCACACCGCGTACACCTACGACCACCTGTCCTGGCGCACCTTCCGCGACGGCCCGTGGTTCGGCGCGATCCCGACGCTGACCGCCGCCGCGGCCGTCACCGACCGCCTGCGTCTGGGCACGCTGGTGACCTCGCCGAACTTCCGGCACCCGGTGACCCTCGCCAAGGAACTGATCTCCCTGGACGATGTCTCCGCCGGCCGGGTGACCCTGGGGATCGGCGCGGGCGGCACCGGCTTCGACGCCACCGCCCTCGGCCAGGAACCGTGGACCCCGCGCGAGCGGGCCGACCGCCTCGCCGAGTTCGTACCGCTGCTGGACCGGTTGCTCACCGAGGACTCCGTGTCGTACGAGGGCGACCACTACTCGGCGCACGAGGCGCGCAACATCCCCGGCTGCGTCCAGCGCCCCCGGCTGCCCTTCGCGGTCGCCGCGACCGGCCCCCGCGGGCTGCGGCTCGCCGCGCGGTACGGACAGGCCTGGGTGACCACGGGCGACCCCAAGCTCTACGAGAACGGCACCCCCGAGCAGTCGGTTCAGGCCATTCGCGGTCAGGTGGAGAAGCTCACCGACGCCTGTGCCGAGATCGGGCGGGACACGAAGGAGCTGGACAAGATCCTGCTCACCGGGTTCACCCCGGACCGCGGGCGCCCGCTGGAGTCCCTGGACGCCTTCGTCGACTTCGCGGGCCGGCACCGGGAGCTCGGCTTCACGGAGATCGTGGTCCACTGGCCCATCGCCGACTCCGTCTTCGCCGCGGACGAGAAGGTCT
The sequence above is a segment of the Streptomyces asoensis genome. Coding sequences within it:
- a CDS encoding LLM class flavin-dependent oxidoreductase; amino-acid sequence: MSLRLSTVILPYLRWHEGGRSTWTRAEQLGFHTAYTYDHLSWRTFRDGPWFGAIPTLTAAAAVTDRLRLGTLVTSPNFRHPVTLAKELISLDDVSAGRVTLGIGAGGTGFDATALGQEPWTPRERADRLAEFVPLLDRLLTEDSVSYEGDHYSAHEARNIPGCVQRPRLPFAVAATGPRGLRLAARYGQAWVTTGDPKLYENGTPEQSVQAIRGQVEKLTDACAEIGRDTKELDKILLTGFTPDRGRPLESLDAFVDFAGRHRELGFTEIVVHWPIADSVFAADEKVFEQIAMEAPAQLR